The Haloplanus salinarum genome includes a region encoding these proteins:
- a CDS encoding ABC transporter substrate-binding protein: MPGDDTIRVFHLPFSFMLPQRVAADRGYFAEEGLDVELIERDRTCVTNKYIPAEETLTGDNDVDLYPICKWESLKRTWEFDDGRIVAKGTFADQPYAVFVRPDSDIEAPADLANTPVGVNRRTGQEYTAIRALEEHMDEDEVVIEGHGMPTDRLRALRDGDVEAVTLLDPHITLAEHLGFEKVLEFENHMGVVGADGLEGETLDAFMAAYRRAVETINADPSAYRDRYLDMLWKDSEVAPDLFEDVDTEAVRESIEVPEYEVPELADREDLDYHLSWMKQRQLIDDDADIDAIVSPVR; encoded by the coding sequence ATGCCAGGCGACGACACGATCAGAGTGTTCCACCTCCCGTTCTCGTTCATGCTGCCACAGCGCGTCGCGGCCGACCGCGGCTACTTCGCCGAGGAAGGACTGGACGTCGAGTTGATCGAACGGGACCGGACCTGCGTGACGAACAAGTATATCCCGGCCGAGGAGACGCTGACCGGCGACAACGACGTCGACCTCTACCCCATCTGTAAGTGGGAGAGCCTCAAGCGGACCTGGGAGTTCGACGACGGACGAATCGTCGCCAAAGGGACCTTCGCCGACCAGCCCTACGCCGTGTTCGTGCGCCCCGACTCCGACATCGAAGCGCCCGCCGACCTGGCGAACACGCCCGTCGGCGTCAATCGCCGGACGGGGCAGGAGTACACCGCGATCCGGGCGCTCGAGGAACACATGGACGAGGACGAGGTGGTGATCGAGGGCCACGGGATGCCGACCGACCGCCTGCGCGCGCTCCGCGACGGCGACGTCGAGGCCGTCACCCTGCTCGATCCCCACATTACCCTCGCCGAACACCTCGGCTTCGAGAAGGTCCTGGAGTTCGAGAACCACATGGGCGTCGTCGGCGCAGACGGCCTGGAAGGCGAGACCCTCGACGCCTTCATGGCCGCCTACCGGCGGGCGGTCGAGACCATCAACGCCGACCCGTCGGCCTACCGCGACCGGTACCTCGACATGCTCTGGAAGGACAGCGAGGTGGCCCCGGACCTCTTCGAGGACGTGGATACCGAGGCCGTCCGCGAGTCGATCGAGGTGCCGGAGTACGAGGTGCCGGAACTCGCCGACCGCGAGGATCTGGACTACCACCTGTCGTGGATGAAGCAACGGCAGTTGATCGACGACGACGCCGACATCGACGCCATCGTCTCCCCGGTACGGTGA
- a CDS encoding ABC transporter substrate-binding protein, producing the protein MSRRHIDVQRAAFDEHGDDPGDLPTMRARFEHNGSPRYLLYTIKRFGLDRDYGFHLDVELVSDDLESGMETIRERLDGGGTDLVDTDFISVARERAAGANVVAVHPYGRTVGGLVAPEDTDLGGIEDLSGHRIGVTRRLDKNWILTRAACREFHGFDPDETTTLVEAGSRDGLTRMIREGEVDAGFQFWPLVPELTRTGPYTEVQSVSALVQRLSGTERKLPVATFVTGESYLDERRETVRAFAAASRDAVDRLVADDGLWVEIGDRLMADDDPAVVRAVRDGWRGMVVRDWDEGTVEGMCRLFDHLEAVAGSEALGVEAIPAGTFEPDP; encoded by the coding sequence GTGAGCCGCCGTCACATCGACGTCCAGCGGGCGGCGTTCGACGAACACGGCGACGACCCCGGGGACCTGCCGACGATGCGTGCCCGGTTCGAACACAACGGCAGCCCTCGGTATCTCCTCTATACGATCAAGCGGTTCGGCCTCGACCGTGACTACGGCTTCCACCTCGACGTCGAACTCGTCTCGGACGACCTCGAAAGCGGGATGGAGACGATCCGGGAGCGGTTGGACGGGGGCGGGACCGACCTGGTCGACACCGACTTCATCTCGGTGGCACGGGAGCGGGCGGCGGGCGCGAACGTCGTCGCCGTCCACCCCTACGGCCGGACCGTGGGCGGCCTGGTCGCCCCCGAGGACACCGACCTCGGGGGGATCGAGGACCTGTCGGGCCACCGGATCGGCGTCACCCGGCGGCTGGACAAGAACTGGATCCTGACGCGGGCGGCCTGCCGCGAGTTCCACGGCTTCGACCCCGACGAGACGACCACGCTCGTCGAGGCCGGATCGCGGGACGGGCTGACGCGGATGATCCGCGAGGGCGAGGTCGACGCCGGGTTCCAGTTCTGGCCGCTCGTGCCCGAACTCACCCGCACGGGACCGTACACCGAGGTCCAGTCCGTGTCGGCCCTAGTCCAGCGGCTCTCCGGAACCGAGCGGAAACTCCCGGTCGCGACCTTCGTCACCGGCGAGTCGTACCTGGACGAACGGCGGGAGACGGTACGGGCGTTCGCCGCGGCCTCCCGCGACGCCGTCGACCGCCTCGTCGCGGACGACGGCCTCTGGGTCGAGATCGGCGACCGACTGATGGCCGACGACGATCCCGCGGTCGTCCGGGCGGTCCGCGACGGTTGGCGGGGGATGGTCGTCCGCGACTGGGACGAAGGGACCGTCGAGGGGATGTGCCGGCTGTTCGATCACCTGGAGGCCGTCGCGGGATCCGAGGCGCTCGGCGTCGAGGCGATCCCCGCGGGTACCTTCGAGCCCGACCCCTGA
- a CDS encoding ABC transporter substrate-binding protein has translation MTRSHVDTQQAALDEYHDDPGDLPTMRARFEHNGSPRYLLYTIKRFGFDRDHGFHLDVELVSDALEDGIETVEAQLQEGHADLIDIDYISIARERAAGADIVAFHPYGRTVGGLVAPEDSDIEGLTDLSGHRIGVVRRLDKNWILTRAACREFHDFDPDETATPVEAGSKVELTRMIREGEVDAGFQFWQIVPEITETGPFENVLPVSELVQRLSETENKLPIAAFLTSGDYLDEQRGTVRAFADAYRDAVDKLVENDEIWEEISTKLMTYDDPDVMRAVRDGWRDMVVRDWDEESVEGMYRLFDHLKAVAGADALGVEEIPEGTFETDP, from the coding sequence ATGACCCGGAGCCACGTCGACACACAGCAGGCCGCCCTCGACGAGTACCACGACGATCCGGGGGATCTACCGACGATGCGCGCCCGGTTCGAACACAACGGCAGTCCGCGCTACCTGCTGTATACGATCAAGCGGTTCGGCTTCGACCGCGACCACGGCTTCCACCTCGACGTCGAACTCGTCTCCGACGCCTTGGAGGACGGCATCGAGACGGTCGAGGCCCAGCTACAGGAGGGGCACGCCGACCTCATCGACATCGACTACATCTCGATCGCCCGGGAGCGGGCGGCGGGCGCCGACATCGTCGCCTTCCACCCCTACGGCCGGACCGTGGGGGGGCTGGTCGCCCCCGAGGACTCCGACATCGAGGGGCTGACGGACCTGTCGGGCCACCGGATCGGCGTCGTTCGTCGCCTCGACAAGAACTGGATCCTGACGCGGGCGGCCTGCCGCGAGTTCCACGACTTCGACCCGGACGAGACGGCTACGCCCGTCGAGGCCGGCTCGAAGGTCGAACTGACGCGGATGATCCGCGAGGGCGAGGTCGACGCCGGGTTCCAGTTCTGGCAGATCGTCCCGGAGATCACCGAAACGGGACCGTTCGAGAACGTCCTGCCCGTCTCGGAGCTGGTCCAGCGCCTCTCGGAGACGGAGAACAAACTTCCCATCGCCGCCTTCCTCACGAGCGGTGACTACCTCGACGAGCAACGCGGGACCGTGCGGGCGTTCGCGGACGCCTACCGGGACGCGGTCGACAAACTCGTCGAGAACGACGAGATCTGGGAGGAGATCAGCACGAAGCTGATGACCTACGACGACCCCGACGTGATGCGTGCGGTGCGTGACGGCTGGCGCGACATGGTCGTCCGCGACTGGGACGAGGAGAGCGTCGAGGGGATGTATCGGCTGTTCGACCACCTCAAGGCCGTCGCGGGTGCGGACGCGCTCGGCGTCGAGGAGATCCCCGAAGGAACCTTCGAGACCGATCCATGA
- a CDS encoding ABC transporter substrate-binding protein, whose amino-acid sequence MTETVTFQLNWEPNGFQAPYFLARREGFFADEGLDVEFVEGHGSPFAAEQTAKGRSDLGLAGGSAVLSVRSQGLDPLAVAAVSQKTPATIYSLRDTFGEPFTEPEQLRGRTVAPSATKTRILTLQLLEDRGIRDDVGVHDVQKHTHHRVEHQLLDGDVDAAVGVVTNGRELEREYDRTADELLIGDYLDVYGMTVVANPEFAESNPETVRSFLRATARGWEAATNDPERAVEALIDRNAQLEHNREVEHMKFLASAEDLQFTEFVREAGWGHFDERRWENLAEMLAETDLLESSVDPAAAWTNEFVDDADPVIADYAERIGR is encoded by the coding sequence ATGACCGAGACAGTCACCTTCCAGCTGAACTGGGAACCGAACGGCTTTCAGGCACCGTACTTCCTCGCGCGCCGTGAGGGCTTCTTCGCGGACGAGGGGCTCGACGTGGAGTTCGTCGAGGGGCACGGCTCGCCGTTCGCCGCCGAACAGACCGCCAAGGGGCGGAGCGATCTGGGCCTCGCCGGCGGGAGCGCCGTCCTCTCGGTGCGAAGCCAGGGGCTCGATCCGCTAGCTGTCGCCGCCGTGAGCCAGAAGACTCCCGCGACGATATACAGCCTCCGGGACACCTTCGGCGAACCCTTCACCGAACCCGAACAGCTCCGGGGACGGACGGTCGCGCCCTCGGCGACGAAAACCCGCATCCTGACGCTCCAGTTGCTCGAGGACCGGGGGATCCGGGACGACGTCGGGGTCCACGACGTCCAGAAACACACCCACCACCGCGTCGAACACCAGCTGCTCGACGGCGACGTCGACGCCGCGGTGGGCGTGGTCACCAACGGCAGGGAACTCGAACGCGAGTACGACCGGACGGCCGACGAACTCCTCATCGGCGACTACCTCGACGTCTACGGCATGACGGTCGTCGCCAACCCCGAGTTCGCCGAGTCGAACCCCGAGACGGTGCGGTCGTTCCTCCGGGCGACCGCGCGGGGCTGGGAGGCGGCGACGAACGACCCCGAACGGGCCGTCGAGGCCCTGATCGATCGGAACGCACAGCTAGAGCACAACCGCGAGGTCGAGCACATGAAGTTCCTGGCCTCCGCCGAGGATCTGCAGTTCACCGAGTTCGTCCGCGAGGCGGGCTGGGGACACTTCGACGAACGGCGCTGGGAGAACCTGGCCGAGATGCTGGCAGAGACCGACCTGCTCGAATCGTCGGTCGACCCCGCGGCGGCGTGGACGAACGAGTTCGTCGACGACGCGGACCCGGTGATCGCCGACTACGCCGAGCGGATCGGTCGGTGA